The nucleotide window AGGGTGCGCACGTAGTTCAGGTAGCGGCCGGCCAGTTCCAGCGCCAGGGGCAGATGGCCCAGCCGTTCGGCCAGGGCGTCCAGGTCGGCGTCGGCGGCGCGCTCGGGCGAGAGGTAGCGGCGCAGAAAGGCGCGGCTTTCGTCGGGGGTGAAGATATCCAGCGGCCGCACGTCCAGCCCCAGATCGCGGGGCCACAGGCTGCGGCGGGCGGTGAGGAGCAGGCGCAGGGTGTGGTGGCGCAGGCGGCGCAGGGTCTCGCGGGCGGCGTCCACCTCTTCCAGGTTGTCCAGGATGACCAGGCGGGGACCGTCCTGCTGCCAGGCTTCCAGCACGCGACGGGCATACGCGGCCAAGTCTTCGCCCGCGCCGCGGGCCAGTCCCATTTCCTCGCCGTTGCGGGCAATCTGCTCCTCCAGCAGGTCGGGGTCGCGCAGGTCGAGCCAATGCACGCCCCGGAAGCGGTAGCCGTAGCGGTAGGCGAACTCCACGGCGATTTGCGTCTTGCCCACGCCGCCCAGGCCGGTGATGGCCTGGGTCACCAGCACGGCGGGGGCGGCGGCCGTTTCGCCGTCGGGGGGCAGCAGGGCGCGCGCCAGGTCGGCCAAGGCCGCCTCGCGGCCGATGAAAGCGGCGTTGCGCCCCAGGGGCAAGTGGGAGCCGGGGGGCAGTTCGCCGGGCAGGGTGAGGACCGGCTTGAGGGCCTCGGCCTGGGCAGGGTTCAGCGTCACGCGGTTGTGGTGGCCGATGATGATGACGCCGTGATTCACATCGCCGTGCACCAGCACCCGCCCCTGCACAAGGGCGTCGCGCAGAGCGTGCAGGTCGTCCGCGGGCGGTGTCTCGCCCTGCGCCAGCCGCGCCAGCACCTCGTCCAGCCGCGCCAGCACCTGGGCGAAGCCGGCCTGCTGTTCGGCGCGCGCTTGCTGCACCAGGTGAAGCAGGACGGGCAGGGCGAAGTCGCGCAGGCGGGCCACCGCGCGCAGGAGCGCCTCGGTGTAGAGGCGGGCGGCTTCGGCGCGGCGCTCCGCGGGCAGGGTGGGCAGGTCGCGGTCGAAGGCGTCGCGCAGGGTGTCCTCCAGCCCGCGGGCGTCCAGCGCGGCGGGCAGGCGGGCCAGGGCCGCCTGCACCGCGGGCAGCGTGCCGAAGTCCAGGCTGTGAAAGAGGCGGCGCAGGTCGGCGTCGGGGCAGTTGGCGGGGTCCTGCAACCAGATGCGAGCAGCCTCAGCGGCGGCTTCCAGGCGGCGTTGGGTTTCGGCGTCGGTGAGCCAGGCGTCCAGGCGGGGGGCGAGTTCGGCCTCAATGAGCGCGTCGGCCAGGACGCCGGCGGTTTCCTCCCCCAGCCAGACGCGGGCCTGGTGTTTCAACAGAGCCGTCAACAGACGCACCACGGGCATGGCGCTGCTCCTTCCACTTCACCCTCATCGTTAGGGTGGAGTATAGCGCGATTGAAAAAACATGTCATTTCCGCGGCGGGGCGCGCCCCGCTCCAGCGGTTTGACAGAGCCGACCACCACCCCCTACAATGGCGGCGTGCATTGCATGCTCACATCGCCTCCGACAGTTCACCACGCCGTACCACGCGAACAACCGACCTCAGGAGCCTTCCGCATGTCCTCACAGGATGAACAGGAATACCGCCCCTTGATGATGCGCGACCTGCCGTTTGATGAACGCCCGCGCGAACGCCTGCTGCAACACGGGCCGGGCGTCCTCTCCGACGCCGAGTTGCTGGCCATTCTCCTGCGCACCGGCGTGCGCGGCATGAACGTGGTGGCGCTGAGCCAGCACCTGCTGGTGCATTTTGGCGGCCTGCTGGGGCTTTCACGCGCCGACGCGCTCGACATTCAGCAGAGCGCGAAGGGGCTGGGACCCGCCAAAACGGCGCAACTGCTCGCCGCGCTCGAAATCGGGCGTCGCCTGGCGCGCCTCACCCCCGAAGCCCGCGCCAAAATCGGTTCACCCGAAGACGCCGCCCGCCTGCTGATGCCCGACATGATGCACCTGACGCAAGAAGTCATGCGCGTGGTGCTCCTCGACACGAAGAATACGGTCATGGCGGTCAAAACGCTCTACAAAGGCAGCCTCAACGCCTCGGTGGTGCGCGTCGCCGAAGTCTTCCGCGACGCCATCCGCGCCAACGCGGCCGCCATTCTCATCGCCCACAATCACCCCAGCGGCGACCCCACGCCCAGCCCCGAAGACGTGCGCGTCACCCAAAGCATTGTCGAAGCGGGGCGCTTGCTCGACATCAAAGTGCTCGACCATCTGGTCATTGGGCAGAACCGCTGGGTCAGCCTGCGCGAGCGCGGGCTAGGCGGCTTCATCTAATCGCCCTCATCCCACAAGGAGCGTGCCATGACCTCGCTTCCACCGCTGACCGCGGTTGTGGTCGCCTGGTTGCTGGGCATTGTCGCCGCCGCTCACCTGCGCCTGCCGGTCTGGGCGTGGGGGGCGCTCGCCCTCGTCGCCCTGCTGGGCGCCGGGGCGTATCGGCGGCATGCGTGGCGGCGCATTCATCCCGCGGACATTGTCTTTCGCGTGCACCCCCTGCACGATACGCGCCTGCTGGCGTTGCTCCTACTGGCGGCGTGGGCGGGCGGCGGGGCGCGTACCGCCTGGGCAACCCCCACGTTCGACAGCGCCGCCCTCGCACGCTACAACGACCTGGGCGCGCGTGTGGGCGTCGAGGGGTGGGTGGCGGCCTACCCCGAACGGGACGGCACGCGCCAACGCCTGCGGCTGCGCGCCGAAGCCATCACCCTGCCGGATGGACGGCGCGCCCCCGTGCAGGGCGATTTCATCGTCTCGCTGGGGCGCTACCCCGCCTACCACTACGGCGACCGTCTGCTGGTGCGCGGTTTGCTGGAAACGCCCCCCACGTTCGACGATTTCGACTACCGCGCCTATCTGGCGCGCAAAGGTGTGTATAGCCTCATGCGGCGGGCGTCCGCCACGCTGCTGGAAGAGGGGCGCGGGCGTCTGTTCTACCGCTTGCTCTACGCCCTGCGCGACCGCGCCTCGGCGACGTTGAACGCCATCACGCCGGAACCGCATGCGGCGCTGCTCAACGGCATCTTGCTCGGCATCGAAAGCGGCATCCCCGACGACCTCATGGAAGCCTTCAACCGTACCGGCACCACGCACATCATCGTCATTTCGGGCTTCAACATTTCCATCATCGCGGGGCTTTTTCTGGCGCTGGGCAAACGGCTGGTGGGGGAACGCCGCGCCACCTGGCTGGCGGTGGGGGGCGTGGCGCTCTACGCGCTGCTCGTCGGGGCGGACGCCGCCGTCAGCCGCGCGGCGCTAATGGGCATCCTCTACGTGGTCGCCCTGCACATGGGGCGGCGCAGTCTGGCGCTGAACTCGCTCGCCGCCAGCGCGCTGGTCATGACCTTGCTCAACCCCTTCACGCTCTACGACCTCGGCTTTCAACTCTCGGCGCTCGCCACGCTGGCGCTCATCCTTTTCGTGCCGACGCTCACCGCCTGGGTGGAAGCGCGGTTGGCATGGCTGGGGGCTCGCCGCGCCACCGTCATGGCGCTGTTGAACGACGCGCTCATCGTCACGTTCGCGGCGCAACTGCTCACCACGCCGCTCATCGTCAGCGTGTTTGGGCGGCTTTCCATCGTCTCGCTGCTCACCAACCTGCTGATTCTCCCCGTGCAATCGTGGGTCATGCTGGGGGGCGGGGCGGCGCTGCTGGCGGGGTTGGTCTGGCTGCCGCTGGGGCGCGCGCTGGCGTGGATACCGTGGTTGGGGCTGACGTGGACGTTTGCCATGGTGGAATGGACGGCGCGCTTGCCGCTCGCCAGCGTGGACGTGGGGCGTTTCGGCACGCGCAGCCTGCTGGGCTACTACGTGGGGCTGGCGCTCGCCTGGGGCTACGCCACTCAACCCACCTGGCGCGAACGGGCGCGCACACTCTGGCACACTTCCATCGCCCGCCGGCAGACGGTGGGGCTGGCGGCGCTGGTGGTGTTCGCCACACTGCCCTGGCTGGCGGCGCAACACGCCCCCGACGGGCGTTTGCACCTCTACGCCCTCGACGTCGGGCAAGGCGACGCCCTGCTCATCATCACCCCCGACGGCAAGCAACTGCTGGTGGACGGCGGCAACGACCCGCAATTGCTGCTCGCGCGCGTGGGCAGGCGTTTGCCGCCGTGGGACCGCACGCTCGACGCGCTCATCCTCACCCACGCCGACGCCGACCATTTGGGCGGCTTGCCCGGTCTGCTGGAACGCTACGACGTGGCGATGGTCATTCACCCCGGATTGGCGGATACGACCGCGCTGTGGGACGCCTGGGAAACGGCGCTGGCGCAGGAGCAGACGCGCCTGGTGGAAGCGCGGCGGGGGCAACGCCTCATGCTGGGGGATGGCGTGCGGCTGGACGTGTTGGGACCGCCGCGCCCCTACGTGCAGAGCGAGCGCGTGGAAAACGACAATTCGGTGGTGGTGCGCCTGCGCTACGGGGCGTTTTGCGCGCTCTTGACGGGCGATATTGAAGCGCCCGCCGAAGCCGAACTGGTGCGCAGCGGCATGCTGACGCCCTGCGCCGTGCTCAAAGTAGCGCACCATGGCAGCGCCTCATCCACCACGCGCCCCTTTCTGGACGCGGTGCGCCCCCGGTTTGCCCTGCTCTCCGTAGGGGCGGACAACCGCTATGGGCATCCCAACGACGCCGTGCTGGACCGTCTGCAACAGGCGGGGGTGCGCGTCTGGCGCACCGACCAGGACGGGACCCTGCACCTGGCGACCGATGGGCGCACGCTCTGGTTTGAAGCGGAACGCTGAGAGGCAGGGCGCACGAAAAAAGCCCTGTCGGGCGTTGGCGTTCCGACAGGGCTGGCGATACCGCAATGAAGAAGCGGCTACGTCAGAAAAAGCCCCATGAAAATGTTATGCGTGTATGTGCCGCGGGGCGTGCGCACCGCGCGGCGCTGGACGGCTTCGACTTCAAACCCCAGCGAGCGGTAGAGGTGTACCGCGGGGGCGTTGTTGGCGAACACTTCCAACTCGGCTTTCTCATAGCCCACCACGCGGCACCACTCGATGAGCGTTTTCATCATCTCGCGCCCCACACCCCGGTTGCGCGCGAACGGCAACAGCCAAATGCTCAGCGTCGCCACGTGAAAATCCTTCTCGCCAAAGCGCCCTGGTCGCGCGGTTGCCAGACCGGCGAAATCATCTTCCACCTCGGCAACCAGGTAGAGATAGCGGGGCATTTTGAGCGAGACCATAAACTCGTTGGCGACCTGCCCAATGCTCACGTCTTCAACGCCAATGTGGAAACTCTGGCGCGAGACATACCCCAACCCGCTTGCCGCACGCCAGACATCACGCCGCTTCATGGGGCGCAGCACAACCGGCGCGCCGTCCTTGGTGGACGTGCGCACAGGCCAATCAATATGGGCTGCCGGTGGCGTGTGGGTATGCTGTCGAACCATATCACCCTTCCAGAAGCCGGTGCGCCGCGGTGTATGGGTCAATGCCGCGCCGTGTAATCTCGTCAAGCGTGCGCTCATACTCGCCGGGCGGCAATTGGCGTCGCAAGCGCGCCACCAACTCACGGCGCAAAATCCGTTCGAACTCATTTTCGGCGCGGATACGCACACGGGTTTGCCATTCGCCGCTCTCTTCCAGGTAGCGGCGGTGGGCTTCGATCGCGTCCGCGACCTCGGCAACGCCTTCGCCGCGCGTCGCCACCGTCGGCAAGATGGGAATCTTCCAATCCGAGCGCGGATGCCCCAAATCGAGCATCATGCGGAGTGTGCGCATCACACGGACAGCGTCGGGGTGGTCGGCTTTGTTGACGACGAAAATGTCGGCGATTTCGAGCAAGCCCGCCTTGATGCTCTGCACATCATCGCCCAAGCCCGGCACTTCGATGACAATGGTGGTGTGCGCTTCGCGGGCAATGTCCACTTCCACCTGCCCCGCGCCCACCGTTTCGATGAAAATGATATCGAAGCCCGCGGCGTCCAGCACCGAAACGACATCGCCCGTTGCGCGCGCCAGCCCCCCCAGGCTCCCGCGCGTCGCCATGCTGCGGATGAACACGCCCGCATCGCCCGTGTGGTCGCGCATGCGGATGCGGTCGCCCAACAGCGCCCCCCCGGAAAAGGGGCTGGTGGGGTCAATGGCGACAATCGCCACGCGCTTGTCGCGCGCGCGAAACTCCTTCGTCAAGGCGTTGACGAGGGTGCTCTTCCCCGCGCCCGGCGGTCCCGTCACCCCGACGATATGCGCTTGCCCGGTGCGGGGGTAGAGTTGCGCGAGAATGGCCTCGCCCACCGCGCCGCCGTTTTCCACGCGGGTAATCGCACGCGCCAGCGCCCGACGGTCGCCTGCTAGCAAGCGTTCAACCAGTTCAACGGCTTCCTGGGGTGGCGTGCTCATGCTTCTTTCGCCTCGTCGGTGCTTTCAGCGGCGGCAGGCTCTTCGGGGGGCAGTTTGCCGCGCTTGCGCAGTTCATCTTTCAAGAAGTCAATAATCGTGCTCATCAACGTGCCGGGACCAAAGACGCCCGCCACACCGTATTGCTCCTTCAAAATTTTGGCGTCGCTTTCACTGATGATACCGCCGCCAAACAGAATCACATCTTCCAGACCGTTCTCATCCATCAATTTGCGCACACGCGGGAAAATCGTCATGTGCGCACCGCTCAACAGGCTCAGCCCAATCGCGTCCACGTCTTCCTGAATGGCGGATTCCACAATCATTTCCGGCGTTTGGCGCAAACCGGTGTAAATCACTTCAAAACCGGCGTCGCGCAAGGCGCGCGCAACCACTTTTGCGCCGCGGTCGTGCCCATCCAAGCCGGGCTTGGCAATCAACACACGAATTTTGTTCAGATTGTTGTCGCTCATGTTGTCAACCCCCTATGCAGTTGTCTCTCATCATCTCGGCGCCATTGCCGTCAAACAGAGGCGAGAGCGGCTCGCGTCGCTGGTGAATTATACGAAAAAGAAAAGTGCGCCGCAATCATGCGGCGAATGCGTCGCCCATCAGCCGCCATTTTTCTGTTTCGTCCAGCGGAACAGGCAACGTGAAACTTTTCACTTGTACGTGTGTTCAATTGGATTATACTTTTCCACCGACCAAGTCGTCTATCATGAGGCGAAAGAGGCGCGGAAGTATGAAACGCATTTTGCTGTTGATAAGCGGCGTGCTGGTGCTGCTGTTGGGCATTGCGACCGAAACAAAGGCGCAAACCCCCACCGCCGATGAAGTCAACGCGGTGGCGGCTGAACTCTATTGCCCATTGTGCGCCGGTTTGCGCCTGGACGTGTGCGAGTTGAAAGTCTGCGAAGATATGCGGCAAGAGATTGCCGAACGCCTTGCCGCCGGCCAAACGCCGGAAGAAATCAAAGCCTACTTCGCCGAGCAGTATGGTCCCAAAGTGTTGGGCGCTCCTGAAAAGAAAGGGTGGGGCTGGCTCGTGTGGCTCTTCCCGATTGTGCTGGCGTTGGCGGCAGGGCTCGGCGTCCTCTGGTGGTGGCGGCAGCGTTTCAACGGCGAACGGCTGTTTCCCACAACGAGCCCAGTAGTGGGCGATATCGCCGTGGATGATGCCGACCTGGAACGTGTAGAGCGTGAGTTAGAGGCATTGGAGAGCGAATGAGCGTTCAAGGCGACGTTTCCCCGAAGCCGACAACGAGCAGCCGCCCCATCTGGTTTTATGGGGTTGTGGCGGTTTCGCTCGTGGTGTTGGCGTTGCTGGCTATGGCGCTGATACGCACGCAACAAGGGCAGGTGAGCAGCGGCCCCGCCCCTGATTTCACGCTGGAAACGTTTGAGGGCGAAACGCTGCGCCTCTCCGATTTTCGCGGGACGCCTGTGGTCATCAACTTCTGGGCGTCGTGGTGTGTGGAATGCTACCGCGAAGCCGACTTGCTTGAGCAAACATGGCGCCGCTACAAGGGGCAAGTGATGTTCATCGGCGTGGACTACGTGGACACGCTGGAACCGGCGCTGGAATACATTGACCGCTACGACATCACCTACCCGAACGGTATGGACAAAGGCAATCGCATTGCGGATGCGTATCGCATTCAGGGAGTCCCGGAGACATTTTTTGTGGACCGCGAGGGGAACATCGCGGGGGTGAAAATCGGCCCGCTGGAACATGACGAACTCGAACAGTGGATGCAACGTCTGTTGCAAGAATGAAACAAGGCGCACGTGGGTGCGCCTTGTTTGTTTCTTCACCCAGCGGCGTTTGTGAGGCGGCCATGTTTGCACGCGGTACATCCTGGGCGGATTGGCTTCTTCTGCTGCTGGCGCTTGTGGTGCTGGCGG belongs to Ardenticatena maritima and includes:
- the radC gene encoding RadC family protein; this translates as MSSQDEQEYRPLMMRDLPFDERPRERLLQHGPGVLSDAELLAILLRTGVRGMNVVALSQHLLVHFGGLLGLSRADALDIQQSAKGLGPAKTAQLLAALEIGRRLARLTPEARAKIGSPEDAARLLMPDMMHLTQEVMRVVLLDTKNTVMAVKTLYKGSLNASVVRVAEVFRDAIRANAAAILIAHNHPSGDPTPSPEDVRVTQSIVEAGRLLDIKVLDHLVIGQNRWVSLRERGLGGFI
- a CDS encoding DNA internalization-related competence protein ComEC/Rec2 — encoded protein: MTSLPPLTAVVVAWLLGIVAAAHLRLPVWAWGALALVALLGAGAYRRHAWRRIHPADIVFRVHPLHDTRLLALLLLAAWAGGGARTAWATPTFDSAALARYNDLGARVGVEGWVAAYPERDGTRQRLRLRAEAITLPDGRRAPVQGDFIVSLGRYPAYHYGDRLLVRGLLETPPTFDDFDYRAYLARKGVYSLMRRASATLLEEGRGRLFYRLLYALRDRASATLNAITPEPHAALLNGILLGIESGIPDDLMEAFNRTGTTHIIVISGFNISIIAGLFLALGKRLVGERRATWLAVGGVALYALLVGADAAVSRAALMGILYVVALHMGRRSLALNSLAASALVMTLLNPFTLYDLGFQLSALATLALILFVPTLTAWVEARLAWLGARRATVMALLNDALIVTFAAQLLTTPLIVSVFGRLSIVSLLTNLLILPVQSWVMLGGGAALLAGLVWLPLGRALAWIPWLGLTWTFAMVEWTARLPLASVDVGRFGTRSLLGYYVGLALAWGYATQPTWRERARTLWHTSIARRQTVGLAALVVFATLPWLAAQHAPDGRLHLYALDVGQGDALLIITPDGKQLLVDGGNDPQLLLARVGRRLPPWDRTLDALILTHADADHLGGLPGLLERYDVAMVIHPGLADTTALWDAWETALAQEQTRLVEARRGQRLMLGDGVRLDVLGPPRPYVQSERVENDNSVVVRLRYGAFCALLTGDIEAPAEAELVRSGMLTPCAVLKVAHHGSASSTTRPFLDAVRPRFALLSVGADNRYGHPNDAVLDRLQQAGVRVWRTDQDGTLHLATDGRTLWFEAER
- a CDS encoding GNAT family N-acetyltransferase; translation: MVRQHTHTPPAAHIDWPVRTSTKDGAPVVLRPMKRRDVWRAASGLGYVSRQSFHIGVEDVSIGQVANEFMVSLKMPRYLYLVAEVEDDFAGLATARPGRFGEKDFHVATLSIWLLPFARNRGVGREMMKTLIEWCRVVGYEKAELEVFANNAPAVHLYRSLGFEVEAVQRRAVRTPRGTYTHNIFMGLFLT
- the meaB gene encoding methylmalonyl Co-A mutase-associated GTPase MeaB — protein: MSTPPQEAVELVERLLAGDRRALARAITRVENGGAVGEAILAQLYPRTGQAHIVGVTGPPGAGKSTLVNALTKEFRARDKRVAIVAIDPTSPFSGGALLGDRIRMRDHTGDAGVFIRSMATRGSLGGLARATGDVVSVLDAAGFDIIFIETVGAGQVEVDIAREAHTTIVIEVPGLGDDVQSIKAGLLEIADIFVVNKADHPDAVRVMRTLRMMLDLGHPRSDWKIPILPTVATRGEGVAEVADAIEAHRRYLEESGEWQTRVRIRAENEFERILRRELVARLRRQLPPGEYERTLDEITRRGIDPYTAAHRLLEG
- a CDS encoding cobalamin B12-binding domain-containing protein codes for the protein MSDNNLNKIRVLIAKPGLDGHDRGAKVVARALRDAGFEVIYTGLRQTPEMIVESAIQEDVDAIGLSLLSGAHMTIFPRVRKLMDENGLEDVILFGGGIISESDAKILKEQYGVAGVFGPGTLMSTIIDFLKDELRKRGKLPPEEPAAAESTDEAKEA
- a CDS encoding cytochrome c-type biogenesis protein, with product MKRILLLISGVLVLLLGIATETKAQTPTADEVNAVAAELYCPLCAGLRLDVCELKVCEDMRQEIAERLAAGQTPEEIKAYFAEQYGPKVLGAPEKKGWGWLVWLFPIVLALAAGLGVLWWWRQRFNGERLFPTTSPVVGDIAVDDADLERVERELEALESE
- a CDS encoding TlpA family protein disulfide reductase, coding for MSVQGDVSPKPTTSSRPIWFYGVVAVSLVVLALLAMALIRTQQGQVSSGPAPDFTLETFEGETLRLSDFRGTPVVINFWASWCVECYREADLLEQTWRRYKGQVMFIGVDYVDTLEPALEYIDRYDITYPNGMDKGNRIADAYRIQGVPETFFVDREGNIAGVKIGPLEHDELEQWMQRLLQE